TACCTTAACACGTTCTCGTCCGACGAACCGAGCTGGAGAGCCATGCGCACGGTGTCCTTTGGCGCTACCATAGACGCCAATGCCTCCGGGTCGTTCTGTCAAAGCGATGCCGTCGTGCGCCACGGCACCGCGCACTGGCTATTTCGTAACGAGACGGCGCGGTGTTTCTGCCTTGTTGGAGTGAACGCCCAGAGCGGCCATGTATGTCTCCTTCACGAGGCTCCCCGTCCCGATGATGACCGAAGTAGATTACCCGTGCCTTTGCTCAGGCTCAGCCACCGATGGCACGCTCTCGGTGCTACACATGCAATGGGGAGGTTCCCATGTAGAGATATGGAAGCGACAGAAGGACTATACCTGGACGCGAgccgagccgagccgagctcGGGCCGAGCCAGCCATTAGCTCGCCCAGCACGAGCCGAGCCAGCCCGAGCTAACTGCTCAGGCGAGCCTAAGTAGCAGGCTCGACCTGAGCTGTGTGCTGGCTCGGTCCAACTCGGCAGCTCGTGTGCACTGCACATCAGCGTGCAGACTACTCCTTTTTTTCTAATATAGTAGTATTTATATGTACTAAATGCTAACTTTGACAGCAAATACTCAAGCAAATACACCCAAGTGCTAACTTTGGTCAGCATCAACACTGAAAGCCTGAAACTTTGACAGCATATACACCCAAGTTTGGACAACATTAACACTGAATGTCTGAAACTATTGACAGAAAAATACACACAGGTTTGGACAGCAAGTACACTGAAATTTGGACATCAAATGCACCCAAGTTTGGACAGCACTGAAAAAATTGAGATGAACATAAACCATTCATGAGTTTAGCAAAATAAGATGACATATGTCACATCCATAGTTCAAAGTTCAATGACAACATAAACTTAATAGTCCAAGGTTGAGAAGTTGACATATGTCACATCTAAAGTTCAGGCAACATAAGCCACGCAAGAACTCCATCATTCAAGGGTGACGACCAATATAGATCCATTGCTTGATTTACTTCCATGTGCAAATTtaacaaatgcatcttgatggtCTTCTCCCTACAATGTATCCTACATGTAACAATGGTTATTGTAAATAAGAAAAGCCTACAAGTAACAGAAGTAAACTAAAAAAATCTTACAGGTAACATACTTACTAGTAGTTGCAATCTGCCACACTTTTAGGCAATTTGACcttctccacatcctcctcctcatcatcttcTTCCACATCCTAGTTTTGTGCAAGTTAGCCATTAGATTTTTAGTTTATGGCAATAACATGATGCATATTGAAATCATACGACATAAAACATAGATCGAAATCATACCAACACATTTAAGTCTTTGTGCGCACCCTTGATATAGCTTCCGCCACACACCAAGGCCTCCACCATGTATGGTTTTAGAGAGCTTCGATAATCATCCAAAATTCTTCCACCGGTGCTAAAACTGGATTCAGAAGACACCGAGCTAGCAGGGATAGTTAAGAATCTTCTTGCCATGTTTGCCAACACAGGATACCTAAGTGCATTCACCTTCCACCACTCTAGCAGATTGAAAGTGGCAACCATACCCTCATTTGCATCATCCATATAGTTTCTCAATTCACTCTTAGATCGTTTTGTAGAAGTGGATGATAAGAATGAGAGAAACTCAGAATCTGCAGGTGGCATTGAGGTACTTGTATTGCAAGTATTCTTGCATTGAGGTTCAGCTTGCCTCTTTTGAGAATCAAATTTCTCATACAACTTGTCCAAATCTTTCTTGAATGCAGACAACTCAGTTTCAGCCTTATCCTCATCATAGATCTGCCCAAAGAACCAATCCACGTACTTCATTTTGTACCTTGGATCCAGGAAAGTGGCAAGAACCATGACATTGTTTGGTTCTTCCCAATATTTGTTGAACTTGTCCATCATAGCATGTCCCAtagcattgtaggttttgtcctTATGAACCATGGCTTTTCTCAAAGCAATTTTGATACTCACAATGTGGGGGTAAAATATGTTGGCGGTGGGATATGATTGACCCGAAAAGGCTGTAGTTACTCTAGCAAAAGCAAACAACAATGGTTCAATAAGCTGAAACATATCCCATTCTTTGTTTGTAGGCTTCCACTTGTAGTTGGCATCCGAATCAGCATAAGACACCAAGGCTTGCCTATATGGTCGGCCAGTTTCCAACATCTTGTATGTAGAACTCCACCTCGTGCAAACATCTAGGGTCAAATGCGCTCCAATTTTAAGGCCTAAACTCCTGCAAATCTCAACAAATTTGTGCAGCCGGGAAGGGGACTTCTTGAAGTACTTCACTGTCTCCCTTAGGTTCGTTACCAAAGTGCTCATGCAGGCTGTCCCATCCTGCACTACCAAGTTGACAATGTGGGCACAACACCGGACATGGAAATATTTGGCTTCAAAGTCTGTCCCTCTTCGAACAGAAAACATTGCCTTCAAATCTCTAACAGCTGAATCATTGTTTGATGCATTGTCTAGTGTGATGGAAACTATCTTGTTTTCTATCTTCCATTCAGTCACACATTCAAACAACGCAACAGCCATGACGTTTCCGCTGTGAGGGGGGTCCAACTCCATGAACGCAAGCACACGAGTCTGCATCCTCCAATGTTTATCTATATAGTGTGCCACTACACACATATAAGAAATGGTTTGGTTACTTGTCCACATATCTGTAGTGAGACTAATGTGGTCCACATTCTTCAGGGCTGCCTTAAGGATTTCCTTCTCTTTATTGAAAACCCTCAAACACTCAGCTCTTATTGCCTTCCTACCAATTTCTTGATATAGCGGGTTCGAGTACTTCATCACAATATTGAACCACTCATGTTCCACCATCCTGAATGAGTAGTTATGGACAGCCACCATTTTTGCAATCAACTCCTTCATAGTTGTGTGCTCATACCCATTGGATGGCACACCTAGAGGAAGACCGGATTCACCTCTAACATTGGACGGCTTGTACCCAAGCCGTGATTGTATAAGTTTCGTCGCAAccttgttcttgaagatcttaCACTTCTTCATATGCCTATTAAGTGTTGTGGTGCTTGAACCTTGAACATATATGTATAAATTGTGGCAATGCATGCACTTTGCCTTCAACTCTTCAACCTTAGGATCCTTTTCTGATTTCACCATCACCTTCTCAAAAAAAGTCCAACAATCTGAACTCTCCCTGCTAGTACTGGACTTGCTACTGCCCTTGGTAGTGACCTTGCACTTGACTTTCACCCCTTTCTTGTGTTTCTCTCCTGTTCTTGCATTGTCTTCTTCTGAACTAACAACAAACACATCAGTCTCACCTCCAGGGGACTGAACAATATCCATTTCATCCTCTGACATGTCATCTCTAAGATCATACGAGTTCTCTTCTTCCTCAGACTCGGACTCATCAGCAGGCACATACACATTCTCATCCTTCTCTTCCTCATCCTGCTCCTGGACACGATCCTCTTCCGGCTCATGTTCCTGTTCAAACAATGATATTTTGAAGGAAAATCCACTAAATATTTGTATGGCAAGTATACTGAGATTAGGACAGCAAGAATGAAGTTAAACATATGCATCCATCTATAGTTTCTACAACAAAACAATTGAGCCCTCAATAAACAGGGGCATTACATGGGCATAAATACTCACCTTTTAGACAGTATATACACTCAAATGCACCCAATGTTGTACAACATATACATTCAAACGCGCCCAACGAACAGCCAAATAATAACTTGATTCCTCCTACAAAATATTGGGTTAGACTTAGTCATATGCAAATCTTCAGGAAACAATCAATTACTTAAGCACAACTGATTATAATGGACAATAGCAGATCGGCATAAATCAAGTGGAAACAATAGGAAATTTACTACTTCTTTTGTTGTTCTCTGGCTTATCCCTATGCATCACACAACAAGCTCACAAGCTTTATTTATATCCAGAGGAAAGAAGAGCAGGCCACTGCTTTGTGCTTACCCAGGACTCCGCTTCAGCCGGAGAAGTAGGCGTGACGGAGGTGTTCGCGGAGCCGGTCCAGCCGGATGCAACAACAGCTGCCGCCCGCGCGCCGATACCTTTGTTGTCAGGTAGACGCCGAGGCGGAGGCGGGGGTGGCAGTGCTCGCGCCTGCTGCTTTGCCCTCACAAGCGGGTCAACAAGGACGATGCATGGATTGGCCTTGGAGCGAACGGACGGCTCGATGCCGGCGTCCATGGAGCTGGAGGTCTTGCTTCTGCCCTTCTTCTTTTTTCCAATCGCTGGCTCCTTCCCAAGAATGGAGGTCAATGAcctctctttcttcttctccatGGCTCCTTGGGCGATCTGGACAAGCGGCGTGTGTGTCATCGGCGACAGAAGGAACTGCGatggcggcggccggcggaggcTGGCTAACCTAGCGCTGGGGGGAAAGAGGATGAGTGCTGCTCGGGGTGAGGTAGAGCGCTAGGTCAAGTGACTGGTGCTGGGCCACTTTGGGCTGTATAGTTGGACGAGCTCACGGGCTGGCTCGAGCCGAGCTGGGCTCGGCCCGAGGCCGAAACAAGCCCAATAACGCAGCTCGGCTCGGCCTTTTTGTTTCTCGGGCCGAATCAAACTCGGGCCGAGCCTGGGCGACCCCGGGCCGAGCCTGAAAGCTCGAGTTCGACGTCCAGATTTAAGGAGGACCAGCAGAGTGTGGGTACTGCCTCAGAATGGCTCCGCACTCAGACGGTCGAGCTAAGGATACAGCCTAGAAAAGAGAATCAAGGAAGAGAAAGGTTATACATTGTGGGAGAGAAGTGTGGTAAATTGATTGTGAAGGACAGGCGCGGACGCGTGTACACAGGCAACCTCTCGACCGGGGCAATGGAGGAGGTGGCGGACTGGCCTCGCATGTGCCACATCAACACTCCGAATGTTGTGCCCTTGGAGATGGATTGGCCGGCGTTCTTTGTTTCCCGTCTTGGTACCATAAGGTATAGCCAGCCATCCTGATATGTGTCTTTCTTGGTTTGTTTTGCAATACTGGATGGAGTCATCAATTAGCTAGGTTGATTAAGCATTGCTTCTACTGTTACATGATTCAAGTCAATGTTGTTTATTTTACCATGTCCATGTATTTGATATTTGATGCCTTCCTCCCAAGAAAGGTATATCTTATGTCTGGGTTTTGTTTGTGCTTTTGTTTTTTATTAGAAACCCTGGCATTCCCCACTCATCTCCAAGTAGAAAGGGAGGTCCAAGAAGAAGAGTGTGATGCGGCAGGAAGACTTGTGGCCGCGGCAAGGCAATCGATGGATGAAAGGAGATACTAGCTCCACATAGAGATAATATTAGATTACGTGTGTTTTTTTTATGTAGAAGTTCATTATGGGCATCAGTAAAAGAGAAGTTGGTAGTACTATCTCAAACTAGTGTATCACCAATTTCTCACAAACAAGTTCATTTGGCATACATTTCTCACAAACATGTCGGAATAGCATTTGGCATACCCTTTGTCCAAGGCAGTCTCAACAAATTCACAtacaagtgttgccaatattTATGATCACTACTTGGATGGAATTGCAAATATGTTTAGAACACTAATAAGAGTGGAAGCATCTGCCTTATTATGGTCCCTTTGATTATACAGAAATGATTTTCTATTTAATGGCAAAAGCTTCAATCCTTTGTCGGCTAGTCTCCACTGCACGCACTGACTTTGTATGACGCGACAACGAACAGAGTACCAACCGTTGTTCaagatggtgtgtgtgtgtgcgcgccgGTTGGAGCAGGTGGCCAGGGAGGTTTTTACCCAACATGAATGGTAGCATAATCTTCGGATCGGTCCATCACCTCCTTGGACATCGGCATAGTGTCAGTCCTATGACTTTATTGTTGCCAATATGtcagtttttatttttttttctttcattaTACTATTGGTATTTGGCCGTGTGCATCCTAATTATGAAGATATTGGGTGTTGCTCGTCATGTGTTTGTATCTACTTGATGCTACAATTTAAGTTAATAAAAGCTTCATTTATCAAAAAATATGCAATGCGAAGGCCGCGAGGCAGTGACCTGCGAAAATGGGAACGAGACATATGAGTGGCTCCGCACTGAGGTACTCGAGCTTGAAGAATCAGGCCAAAAGGACACTACAAGAATATCAAATATATATACATGTTAGTATGGCACCATGATTATCCGCGAGACCAACAATACATGTATGTCGCTGACGCCAAAATCGAGACGATTGCCTGGCCTCAAAGACATGCTAGCCATGTGAAGGTCTCGGACATTTCGTCGAGCACATAGATGGTGAGGTGTATGTCCAGATGAGTAGGACGTCCCACGACGACCTCAGGGGCGACGACTGTGTCCGGGGTGACAAGGATGGTCGGGAGGGTGGGACCGATGGTGGCGGCGCTATGGGTTCGAGACAACGGCAGGGATAGGGAAGGGGCGGCCACTAATAGaaaaagggccttttgtcccgattctagattctggaaccgggactaaagggtcggtactaaaggccccccctttagtcccggttcttacacgaaccgggactaaaggccctcgacctttagtcccggttggtaacaccaaccggtactaaaggaaattttatgatttttttgaatcTTTTTCccgattttcaaatttctgaattattttaacctctaatctctaatcacccctcatcattccaaatcatctaacttcccggacggtcacccatcctctcactaccccagcgtgagcacgcttaactttcgggttctattctcccttgtttccaagtctgcacttgttgttttcctgacaatattaagatgtcaatcctattaaccctcaggagtttaacttgagcatgaagtcacacatttcactgtttgagtttgaaactattgttctaaaaaacaataattatgtagtaacactaatatttcttgaataagtagtttgaccacagtttgaccagattgaccaaaattcaaaaaaactaaaataattatttagtaacactaatattcttgaataattatttagtaacactaatacttcttgaataagtagtttgaccatagtttgaccagatttaacaaaaattaaaaaaaaactgaaatttgagcataacttttttccttttagaatttgaggattctaaaagtttgcaaacaggccataggcagtcaaaatcggatgcggattttcgtgctgaacattttgatatattatacattttttctgacatcgtatgcaaaaatTATAGCCGTTTTGCATTTttcctacactttttgcaaaacatttccaaatttaagtttttaaatttttcgtactagtagatgtagtaacataactacatctcgaaggattttaaatttttgaagtttttatcttttttttttgcttttcacaaaactgaaaaggcgaggggggggggggggtagagtttgaaaatgggacctttaatcctggtttgagacacgaaccgggactaaagggcattgcaccctttagtcccggtttgtgtctcaaaccgggactaaaaggctcatttgaaccgggactaatgcctttagccgcacgaaccgggaccaatgctcacattagtcccggatcgtgactgaaccgggattaatgggcttatctggcccgaacgaaagccctgttttctactagtgggcaCAGACGAGGCAGAAGAAAGGAGAGGAAAAGATCAGACCGGGCTACGGCCGGGGATGATTTGAAGATTTGAGATGGGTCTGGATTGCTGGATCTGACATGGTAGACATGTCCGTGCGGCCGTGCTATCCACGCGGATGTTTATAGAGGGTTTGAGGGGTCCGATTATAGATACTCTTACCACTATATCATTGCTTCAAACTCATATTGTGCGAATTAAAATCGTCCTTCTTGTTTTTTTTTTAATCTTAAAATCGTCCAACAAATTGTTGAAACCAGGAAGCAGCTCATATCGATGATCTGTTCGGTTGCTTCTTAACTCTGAAAACCGTTGAATCTGTGACCGGGCGAAGAAGCGGAGGCGGATCACAGTGAGGAAATAATATGGAAACATGGTGGTTTGGGGATCCCGGGAATTGCAAAAGTTTGTGCTATAGGAAAAAAAATGGAATAGCAAAACGTGGAGTTCGCAATAGTATTTTTTTTGTTGAGGGGGAAAGAAAAAAACCGAGGGGAGCAGCCGGCCATTCCCCACCACCGAGCTCATCGCGTCCTCGCCGCGGCCACACACCCTAACCCTAGCGGCGacacgccgccgccccgccgtcgccgtccccCTGACCGCCGCCTCCATCAcaccctcgccctcgccctcgctcCTCCGCCACTCCCACGAGATCAGCGCCGTCCCGAgtccgtgctcgccgtcgcccgcCCTTCTCTCAAGGTGAGCTCAGCCAGATCCCCTCCCCCTCTTCAAATCTGTCGACGCCGAGCTGTTCTGCTGCATCTGATTTTGATATGCTTTTGATGCCGAGCTAACGATGCTCTCTGCTATGCTGTGATCACCGAGCTGTGCTGTGTAAATTTATCCATTGTTCTGTCTTTCACCGATCTGCGCAGAATCTGCTATGTCCCTCTCGAGTTGGCTATTGTGCTAATGTTCACCTGTGCTATGCCGAGCTGACTGCTTACGCCAAAATGGTAAACAATTGAAGCTCTGTTATGCTCAAAACAAGTAATCATTTATGTTCCCTTAAATTCTGGGGCAGAAATGTTAAAATATCAATTACGTTAATGACAATCTTACTGCCAAATTGTCACCATTCACTATTAGAAATTGAGACAGGCGCTGACTGTGTGTGTCACTTGTTTCATTTATGGCAATGCACTTGCGTGTCGGATgttattttttgaaaaaaataatagCCTCAGAAAACCAAATAATTAAGGACAAATACGTAGTGGAGTACGTCATgtttcaccaaataaaccaaccaCTTTACGTGGTTTTAAAATCATTTCCGGAGCTTGAGCTCTTATTCTCATGTCGAACACTCTGGTTATTCTTTACAGGGCTATAAATGGCAGGGAGACAGCGGATAGGTCGCCAGTACTATGAGGAACCACGGGGATTTCGTGATGGCCCCCCTCCTCGACTTGCCCGGGAAAGGTCTATCTCACCACGACGCATCGAAGGAGAGCTGTCTAGCCGCCGTGGTGAGATACGCAGAATCCATGATGACAACCAACATCTGGCGGATGAAATTGTTGGACTCAGGCAAGCAATGTCCCGTTTGAAAGAAGATCTCCATTCCTCAAGTCAGGTTATACCTAAGCTCCGTGCAGAGAAAG
The Aegilops tauschii subsp. strangulata cultivar AL8/78 chromosome 3, Aet v6.0, whole genome shotgun sequence genome window above contains:
- the LOC109752423 gene encoding zinc finger BED domain-containing protein RICESLEEPER 2-like; translated protein: MSEDEMDIVQSPGGETDVFVVSSEEDNARTGEKHKKGVKVKCKVTTKGSSKSSTSRESSDCWTFFEKVMVKSEKDPKVEELKAKCMHCHNLYIYVQGSSTTTLNRHMKKCKIFKNKVATKLIQSRLGYKPSNVRGESGLPLGVPSNGYEHTTMKELIAKMVAVHNYSFRMVEHEWFNIVMKYSNPLYQEIGRKAIRAECLRVFNKEKEILKAALKNVDHISLTTDMWTSNQTISYMCVVAHYIDKHWRMQTRVLAFMELDPPHSGNVMAVALFECVTEWKIENKIVSITLDNASNNDSAVRDLKAMFSVRRGTDFEAKYFHVRCCAHIVNLVVQDGTACMSTLVTNLRETVKYFKKSPSRLHKFVEICRSLGLKIGAHLTLDVCTRWSSTYKMLETGRPYRQALVSYADSDANYKWKPTNKEWDMFQLIEPLLFAFARVTTAFSGQSYPTANIFYPHIVSIKIALRKAMVHKDKTYNAMGHAMMDKFNKYWEEPNNVMVLATFLDPRYKMKYVDWFFGQIYDEDKAETELSAFKKDLDKLYEKFDSQKRQAEPQCKNTCNTSTSMPPADSEFLSFLSSTSTKRSKSELRNYMDDANEGMVATFNLLEWWKDVEEDDEEEDVEKVKLPKSVADCNY